In Tachysurus fulvidraco isolate hzauxx_2018 chromosome 3, HZAU_PFXX_2.0, whole genome shotgun sequence, a single window of DNA contains:
- the LOC113642866 gene encoding cytochrome c oxidase subunit 6B1 isoform X1: protein MAEVIEEKIKGYKTAPFDARFPNTNQTRNCFQNYVDFHRCNKALSAKGQETSPCEWYQRVYKSLCPISWVEKWDGQIEDGNFPGKI, encoded by the exons ATGGCTGAGGTCATTGAAGAAAAGATTAAGGGTTACAAAACTGCTCCATTCGATGCCCGTTTTCCAAACACCAACCAGACACGAAACTGCTTCCAGAACTATGTTG ACTTCCATAGGTGTAACAAGGCCCTGTCAGCAAAAGGACAGGAAACCTCTCCCTGTGAATGGTATCAGAGGGTCTACAAGAGCCTGTGCCCCATCAGCTGG GTTGAGAAGTGGGATGGACAGATTGAGGATGGAAACTTCCCTGGAAAGATCTGA
- the rasip1 gene encoding ras-interacting protein 1 isoform X1, whose product MEESGSPRFGKLHFPVGLWINSPRKHFAKLGARWPSAASVKSTTSSDAASVHEVPPPVPSNALSSPSVAPPSPSPNPAFLRPRPANQQSRAKRLSHLFLRGRSNSDRDRAIGEREREVWAHSATPSQHHYLPPASSSAPGLVKIYGDALSSGANYRSLLASIHSTARQLIQQVITRYTEREREIESDDIAPQKHSPEDFLLCDVIGKPIHQADGVVEWQTECRRGVAPWECPLLLVDMWRPKEGFERRFEIQRRDAYEREEREKEKERERDGENSQVRWRRSRMASGGGPDEERGHRGRNTELRRSISDMNLTLRRRQGNQANVESRRSGNAATSGGAQDRKNIVSMIATEPGQVTGSRVVGEADRHARAADEDKDVCDLEVMSQSLILPPTDRPYFLLLQGYDQSKDFVLYIMTGHTHVFGRKPTFREREKDRERERKGKRPLKVDTFLSAPDLLVRHLLVRRDSAVPEQPCGEALLRPFRGGAVSHNGVVLYREAVLKSGDLIGLGSHFVFLYRDPRVTPTPPLALALPSQAEGTISFGPGNMMDRQEALRKYLGSTEAVLKFQANHADVLLQEILSKNSTPDSGGGPLAPAYLLSLMIDYASKHLDPALTPQLLLNTANQIKAIVWENIKEFGDKHPTQTSPETEADLPPPSVQKLSSDLRPLMFWMANATELLNFFQVKVETMEKEWEFEAPGDPVLSADMDTCSDALAQLDDVIMHTFQQCVYHLTKSLYSLLPTILETNPFSSEEKEKEKAGVRDGDSHRVEGEVGEESDVPNLPPTVAGLVEVYRCSLQLTREACLSPPLTSQTFGYLFFFTNTSLLNTLLERDSLFSWARAVQIRTNLDLVLDWLQGVGLGDIASEFLKKLSNTVNFLCIPKIRFIQSSWASLQEEHSLLSPAQLHHLLTHYKLGPSRAPPSCWAPPPGTELGGDIFESFLDHPPLILPNETPSLDLSQPIPNPALQKELTRLRTFLWGQDQDEPPANQRTRL is encoded by the exons ATGGAGGAGTCTGGTAGTCCTCGCTTTGGGAAGCTCCATTTCCCGGTGGGCCTGTGGATAAATTCTCCACGGAAACATTTTGCCAAGCTGGGAGCACGTTGGCCGAGTGCAGCATCAGTCAA ATCTACTACTAGCTCAGATGCGGCCTCTGTGCATGAGGTTCCACCCCCGGTACCTTCGAATGCCCTCTCAAGCCCCTCAGTTGCTCCACCCTCCCCTTCACCTAACCCTGCCTTCCTTCGTCCTCGGCCAGCCAATCAGCAGTCTCGTGCCAAGCGGCTTTCACACCTCTTTTTAAGAGGGCGATCCAACAGTGACCGTGACCGTGCCATTGGAGAACGTGAGAGGGAAGTGTGGGCCCATTCAGCCACTCCATCACAGCATCATTACCTGCCCCCTGCATCATCTTCTGCCCCTGGACTAGTGAAGATTTATGGAGATGCTCTCTCAAGTGGAGCTAATTACCGTAGCCTGCTGGCTAGCATCCACTCTACGGCGAGACAGCTCATCCAGCAGGTCATCACTCGatacactgagagagagagggagatcgAGAGTGATGACATAG CTCCCCAGAAGCATTCTCCAGAGGATTTCCTGTTGTGTGATGTCATTGGAAAGCCCATTCACCAAGCAGATGGAGTTGTAGAATGGCAGACTGAATGCCGGAGAGGTGTAGCACCCTGGGAATGTCCCCTGCTGCTAGTGGACATGTGGAGGCCCAAGGAGGGCTTTGAACGTCGATTCGAGATCCAGAGACGTGACGCATatgagagggaggagagagaaaaagagaaggagagggagagggatggagagaacTCCCAAG TGCGCTGGAGACGGAGCCGCATGGCCTCAGGGGGTGGTCCTGATGAGGAGCGAGGTCATCGAGGGCGCAACACCGAACTCAGAAGGAGCATCAGTGACATGAACCTGACTTTGAGGCGTCGTCAGGGCAACCAGGCTAACGTCGAGTCCAGACGTAGCGGCAATGCAGCAACCAGTGGTGGAGCACAGGACAGGAAGAACATTGTGAGCATGATTGCAACAGAGCCAGGACAG GTCACTGGATCACGGGTTGTGGGTGAAGCAGACAGACATGCCCGAGCAGCTGATGAAGACAAGGATGTCTGTGACCTGGAAGTGATGTCCCAAAGCCTGATCCTCCCACCTACAGACCGTCCTTACTTCCTGTTGCTGCAGGGCTATGACCAAAGCAAG GACTTTGTTTTGTACATCATGACGGGCCACACACACGTTTTTGGGCGGAAGCCGACATTCCGCGAGAGGGAGAAGGACAGAGAGCGGGAGAGGAAAGGGAAGAGGCCTCTTAAAGTGGACACTTTCCTCTCGGCTCCTGACCTGCTCGTCCGTCACCTTCTCGTCAGGAGGGACTCGGCTGTCCCAGAGCAACCTTGCGGTGAAG CTCTGCTGCGCCCATTCAGAGGAGGAGCTGTCAGTCATAATGGAGTTGTGCTCTACAGAGAGGCGGTCCTTAAGTCTGGAGATCTCATAGGACTCGGCAGCCATTTCGTCTTCCTGTACCGTGACCCCAGAGTGACCCCAACACCGCCCCTAGCCCTGGCTCTACCCTCGCAAGCTGAGGGGACGATTTCCTTCGGCCCTGGAAATATGATGGACAGACAGGAAGCTCTCAGGAAATATCTGGGATCCACTGAGGCAGTGCTGAAATTTCAGGCAAATCATGCAGATGTGCTCTTACAG GAAATTCTCTCAAAGAATTCAACTCCAGATTCAGGTGGTGGACCCTTAGCACCAGCTTATCTGCTGTCACTCATGATTGACTATGCTTCCAAACATCTGGACCCTGCACTAACACCCCAGCTGCTGTTAAACACAGCCAATCAGATAAAGGCGATTGTGTGG GAGAACATTAAAGAGTTTGGGGACAAACATCCTACACAAAC ctctccAGAAACAGAGGCTGATCTTCCTCCACCCAGCGTGCAGAAACTCTCCTCTGACCTCCGACCTCTCATGTTCTGGATGGCCAATGCCACCGAGCTCCTCAACTTCTTTCAGGTCAAAGTAGAGACCATGGAGAAGGAATGGGAGTTTGAAG CTCCTGGTGACCCAGTTCTGTCAGCTGACATGGACACTTGCTCGGATGCACTTGCGCAGCTGGATGATGTCATCATGCACACTTTCCAGCAATGTGTGTATCACCTAACAAAG tCCCTATACTCCCTCCTCCCCACTATACTTGAGACGAACCCTTTCTCCAgcgaagagaaagagaaggagaaggcaGGAGTGAGGGATGGAGATAGCCACAGGGTTGAAGGAGAAGTTGGGGAGGAAAGCGATGTACCTAATCTACCCCCTACTGTGGCAGGGCTGGTCGAAGTGTATCGCTGTTCCTTGCAGTTGACGCGCGAGGCCtgcctctctccccctctcactTCCCAGACCTTCGGCTACCTGTTCTTCTTCACCAACACCTCACTTCTTAACACTCTGCTTGAGAGAG ATAGTTTGTTTTCCTGGGCACGTGCTGTACAGATTCGCACTAATCTGGACCTGGTCCTAGATTGGCTACAGGGGGTGGGACTAGGAGATATTGCATCGGAATTCCTCAAGAAGTTGTCAAACACTGTCAACTTCCTGTGCATTCCTAAGATCCGCTTCATCCAG TCATCTTGGGCCAGCTTACAGGAGGAGCATTCCTTGTTAAGCCCTGCACAACTTCACCACCTTCTCACTCATTATAAGCTAGGACCATCCAGAGCGCCGCCTTCATGTTGGGCTCCGCCCCCAGGCACTGAACTCGGAGGCG ATATTTTCGAGAGTTTTCTAGACCATCCACCTCTCATCTTACCCAATGAAACCCCAAGCCTGGACCTTTCTCAGCCCATCCCAAACCCTGCGCTCCAAAAGGAACTGACACGTCTGCGGACTTTCCTGTGGGGTCAGGATCAGGATGAAcctccagccaatcagagaacTAGGCTGTAG
- the rasip1 gene encoding ras-interacting protein 1 isoform X3: protein MISTTSSDAASVHEVPPPVPSNALSSPSVAPPSPSPNPAFLRPRPANQQSRAKRLSHLFLRGRSNSDRDRAIGEREREVWAHSATPSQHHYLPPASSSAPGLVKIYGDALSSGANYRSLLASIHSTARQLIQQVITRYTEREREIESDDIAPQKHSPEDFLLCDVIGKPIHQADGVVEWQTECRRGVAPWECPLLLVDMWRPKEGFERRFEIQRRDAYEREEREKEKERERDGENSQVRWRRSRMASGGGPDEERGHRGRNTELRRSISDMNLTLRRRQGNQANVESRRSGNAATSGGAQDRKNIVSMIATEPGQVTGSRVVGEADRHARAADEDKDVCDLEVMSQSLILPPTDRPYFLLLQGYDQSKDFVLYIMTGHTHVFGRKPTFREREKDRERERKGKRPLKVDTFLSAPDLLVRHLLVRRDSAVPEQPCGEALLRPFRGGAVSHNGVVLYREAVLKSGDLIGLGSHFVFLYRDPRVTPTPPLALALPSQAEGTISFGPGNMMDRQEALRKYLGSTEAVLKFQANHADVLLQEILSKNSTPDSGGGPLAPAYLLSLMIDYASKHLDPALTPQLLLNTANQIKAIVWENIKEFGDKHPTQTSPETEADLPPPSVQKLSSDLRPLMFWMANATELLNFFQVKVETMEKEWEFEAPGDPVLSADMDTCSDALAQLDDVIMHTFQQCVYHLTKSLYSLLPTILETNPFSSEEKEKEKAGVRDGDSHRVEGEVGEESDVPNLPPTVAGLVEVYRCSLQLTREACLSPPLTSQTFGYLFFFTNTSLLNTLLERDSLFSWARAVQIRTNLDLVLDWLQGVGLGDIASEFLKKLSNTVNFLCIPKIRFIQSSWASLQEEHSLLSPAQLHHLLTHYKLGPSRAPPSCWAPPPGTELGGDIFESFLDHPPLILPNETPSLDLSQPIPNPALQKELTRLRTFLWGQDQDEPPANQRTRL from the exons ATGAT ATCTACTACTAGCTCAGATGCGGCCTCTGTGCATGAGGTTCCACCCCCGGTACCTTCGAATGCCCTCTCAAGCCCCTCAGTTGCTCCACCCTCCCCTTCACCTAACCCTGCCTTCCTTCGTCCTCGGCCAGCCAATCAGCAGTCTCGTGCCAAGCGGCTTTCACACCTCTTTTTAAGAGGGCGATCCAACAGTGACCGTGACCGTGCCATTGGAGAACGTGAGAGGGAAGTGTGGGCCCATTCAGCCACTCCATCACAGCATCATTACCTGCCCCCTGCATCATCTTCTGCCCCTGGACTAGTGAAGATTTATGGAGATGCTCTCTCAAGTGGAGCTAATTACCGTAGCCTGCTGGCTAGCATCCACTCTACGGCGAGACAGCTCATCCAGCAGGTCATCACTCGatacactgagagagagagggagatcgAGAGTGATGACATAG CTCCCCAGAAGCATTCTCCAGAGGATTTCCTGTTGTGTGATGTCATTGGAAAGCCCATTCACCAAGCAGATGGAGTTGTAGAATGGCAGACTGAATGCCGGAGAGGTGTAGCACCCTGGGAATGTCCCCTGCTGCTAGTGGACATGTGGAGGCCCAAGGAGGGCTTTGAACGTCGATTCGAGATCCAGAGACGTGACGCATatgagagggaggagagagaaaaagagaaggagagggagagggatggagagaacTCCCAAG TGCGCTGGAGACGGAGCCGCATGGCCTCAGGGGGTGGTCCTGATGAGGAGCGAGGTCATCGAGGGCGCAACACCGAACTCAGAAGGAGCATCAGTGACATGAACCTGACTTTGAGGCGTCGTCAGGGCAACCAGGCTAACGTCGAGTCCAGACGTAGCGGCAATGCAGCAACCAGTGGTGGAGCACAGGACAGGAAGAACATTGTGAGCATGATTGCAACAGAGCCAGGACAG GTCACTGGATCACGGGTTGTGGGTGAAGCAGACAGACATGCCCGAGCAGCTGATGAAGACAAGGATGTCTGTGACCTGGAAGTGATGTCCCAAAGCCTGATCCTCCCACCTACAGACCGTCCTTACTTCCTGTTGCTGCAGGGCTATGACCAAAGCAAG GACTTTGTTTTGTACATCATGACGGGCCACACACACGTTTTTGGGCGGAAGCCGACATTCCGCGAGAGGGAGAAGGACAGAGAGCGGGAGAGGAAAGGGAAGAGGCCTCTTAAAGTGGACACTTTCCTCTCGGCTCCTGACCTGCTCGTCCGTCACCTTCTCGTCAGGAGGGACTCGGCTGTCCCAGAGCAACCTTGCGGTGAAG CTCTGCTGCGCCCATTCAGAGGAGGAGCTGTCAGTCATAATGGAGTTGTGCTCTACAGAGAGGCGGTCCTTAAGTCTGGAGATCTCATAGGACTCGGCAGCCATTTCGTCTTCCTGTACCGTGACCCCAGAGTGACCCCAACACCGCCCCTAGCCCTGGCTCTACCCTCGCAAGCTGAGGGGACGATTTCCTTCGGCCCTGGAAATATGATGGACAGACAGGAAGCTCTCAGGAAATATCTGGGATCCACTGAGGCAGTGCTGAAATTTCAGGCAAATCATGCAGATGTGCTCTTACAG GAAATTCTCTCAAAGAATTCAACTCCAGATTCAGGTGGTGGACCCTTAGCACCAGCTTATCTGCTGTCACTCATGATTGACTATGCTTCCAAACATCTGGACCCTGCACTAACACCCCAGCTGCTGTTAAACACAGCCAATCAGATAAAGGCGATTGTGTGG GAGAACATTAAAGAGTTTGGGGACAAACATCCTACACAAAC ctctccAGAAACAGAGGCTGATCTTCCTCCACCCAGCGTGCAGAAACTCTCCTCTGACCTCCGACCTCTCATGTTCTGGATGGCCAATGCCACCGAGCTCCTCAACTTCTTTCAGGTCAAAGTAGAGACCATGGAGAAGGAATGGGAGTTTGAAG CTCCTGGTGACCCAGTTCTGTCAGCTGACATGGACACTTGCTCGGATGCACTTGCGCAGCTGGATGATGTCATCATGCACACTTTCCAGCAATGTGTGTATCACCTAACAAAG tCCCTATACTCCCTCCTCCCCACTATACTTGAGACGAACCCTTTCTCCAgcgaagagaaagagaaggagaaggcaGGAGTGAGGGATGGAGATAGCCACAGGGTTGAAGGAGAAGTTGGGGAGGAAAGCGATGTACCTAATCTACCCCCTACTGTGGCAGGGCTGGTCGAAGTGTATCGCTGTTCCTTGCAGTTGACGCGCGAGGCCtgcctctctccccctctcactTCCCAGACCTTCGGCTACCTGTTCTTCTTCACCAACACCTCACTTCTTAACACTCTGCTTGAGAGAG ATAGTTTGTTTTCCTGGGCACGTGCTGTACAGATTCGCACTAATCTGGACCTGGTCCTAGATTGGCTACAGGGGGTGGGACTAGGAGATATTGCATCGGAATTCCTCAAGAAGTTGTCAAACACTGTCAACTTCCTGTGCATTCCTAAGATCCGCTTCATCCAG TCATCTTGGGCCAGCTTACAGGAGGAGCATTCCTTGTTAAGCCCTGCACAACTTCACCACCTTCTCACTCATTATAAGCTAGGACCATCCAGAGCGCCGCCTTCATGTTGGGCTCCGCCCCCAGGCACTGAACTCGGAGGCG ATATTTTCGAGAGTTTTCTAGACCATCCACCTCTCATCTTACCCAATGAAACCCCAAGCCTGGACCTTTCTCAGCCCATCCCAAACCCTGCGCTCCAAAAGGAACTGACACGTCTGCGGACTTTCCTGTGGGGTCAGGATCAGGATGAAcctccagccaatcagagaacTAGGCTGTAG
- the LOC113642866 gene encoding cytochrome c oxidase subunit 6B1 isoform X2 codes for MAEVIEEKIKGYKTAPFDARFPNTNQTRNCFQNYVDFHRCNKALSAKGQETSPCEWYQRVYKSLCPISWFSRSLVQPLQ; via the exons ATGGCTGAGGTCATTGAAGAAAAGATTAAGGGTTACAAAACTGCTCCATTCGATGCCCGTTTTCCAAACACCAACCAGACACGAAACTGCTTCCAGAACTATGTTG ACTTCCATAGGTGTAACAAGGCCCTGTCAGCAAAAGGACAGGAAACCTCTCCCTGTGAATGGTATCAGAGGGTCTACAAGAGCCTGTGCCCCATCAGCTGG TTCAGCAGATCTCTTGTACAACCCTTACAGTAG
- the rasip1 gene encoding ras-interacting protein 1 isoform X2, producing the protein MEESGSPRFGKLHFPVGLWINSPRKHFAKLGARWPSAASVKSTTSSDAASVHEVPPPVPSNALSSPSVAPPSPSPNPAFLRPRPANQQSRAKRLSHLFLRGRSNSDRDRAIGEREREVWAHSATPSQHHYLPPASSSAPGLVKIYGDALSSGANYRSLLASIHSTARQLIQQVITRYTEREREIESDDIAPQKHSPEDFLLCDVIGKPIHQADGVVEWQTECRRGVAPWECPLLLVDMWRPKEGFERRFEIQRRDAYEREEREKEKERERDGENSQVRWRRSRMASGGGPDEERGHRGRNTELRRSISDMNLTLRRRQGNQANVESRRSGNAATSGGAQDRKNIVTGSRVVGEADRHARAADEDKDVCDLEVMSQSLILPPTDRPYFLLLQGYDQSKDFVLYIMTGHTHVFGRKPTFREREKDRERERKGKRPLKVDTFLSAPDLLVRHLLVRRDSAVPEQPCGEALLRPFRGGAVSHNGVVLYREAVLKSGDLIGLGSHFVFLYRDPRVTPTPPLALALPSQAEGTISFGPGNMMDRQEALRKYLGSTEAVLKFQANHADVLLQEILSKNSTPDSGGGPLAPAYLLSLMIDYASKHLDPALTPQLLLNTANQIKAIVWENIKEFGDKHPTQTSPETEADLPPPSVQKLSSDLRPLMFWMANATELLNFFQVKVETMEKEWEFEAPGDPVLSADMDTCSDALAQLDDVIMHTFQQCVYHLTKSLYSLLPTILETNPFSSEEKEKEKAGVRDGDSHRVEGEVGEESDVPNLPPTVAGLVEVYRCSLQLTREACLSPPLTSQTFGYLFFFTNTSLLNTLLERDSLFSWARAVQIRTNLDLVLDWLQGVGLGDIASEFLKKLSNTVNFLCIPKIRFIQSSWASLQEEHSLLSPAQLHHLLTHYKLGPSRAPPSCWAPPPGTELGGDIFESFLDHPPLILPNETPSLDLSQPIPNPALQKELTRLRTFLWGQDQDEPPANQRTRL; encoded by the exons ATGGAGGAGTCTGGTAGTCCTCGCTTTGGGAAGCTCCATTTCCCGGTGGGCCTGTGGATAAATTCTCCACGGAAACATTTTGCCAAGCTGGGAGCACGTTGGCCGAGTGCAGCATCAGTCAA ATCTACTACTAGCTCAGATGCGGCCTCTGTGCATGAGGTTCCACCCCCGGTACCTTCGAATGCCCTCTCAAGCCCCTCAGTTGCTCCACCCTCCCCTTCACCTAACCCTGCCTTCCTTCGTCCTCGGCCAGCCAATCAGCAGTCTCGTGCCAAGCGGCTTTCACACCTCTTTTTAAGAGGGCGATCCAACAGTGACCGTGACCGTGCCATTGGAGAACGTGAGAGGGAAGTGTGGGCCCATTCAGCCACTCCATCACAGCATCATTACCTGCCCCCTGCATCATCTTCTGCCCCTGGACTAGTGAAGATTTATGGAGATGCTCTCTCAAGTGGAGCTAATTACCGTAGCCTGCTGGCTAGCATCCACTCTACGGCGAGACAGCTCATCCAGCAGGTCATCACTCGatacactgagagagagagggagatcgAGAGTGATGACATAG CTCCCCAGAAGCATTCTCCAGAGGATTTCCTGTTGTGTGATGTCATTGGAAAGCCCATTCACCAAGCAGATGGAGTTGTAGAATGGCAGACTGAATGCCGGAGAGGTGTAGCACCCTGGGAATGTCCCCTGCTGCTAGTGGACATGTGGAGGCCCAAGGAGGGCTTTGAACGTCGATTCGAGATCCAGAGACGTGACGCATatgagagggaggagagagaaaaagagaaggagagggagagggatggagagaacTCCCAAG TGCGCTGGAGACGGAGCCGCATGGCCTCAGGGGGTGGTCCTGATGAGGAGCGAGGTCATCGAGGGCGCAACACCGAACTCAGAAGGAGCATCAGTGACATGAACCTGACTTTGAGGCGTCGTCAGGGCAACCAGGCTAACGTCGAGTCCAGACGTAGCGGCAATGCAGCAACCAGTGGTGGAGCACAGGACAGGAAGAACATT GTCACTGGATCACGGGTTGTGGGTGAAGCAGACAGACATGCCCGAGCAGCTGATGAAGACAAGGATGTCTGTGACCTGGAAGTGATGTCCCAAAGCCTGATCCTCCCACCTACAGACCGTCCTTACTTCCTGTTGCTGCAGGGCTATGACCAAAGCAAG GACTTTGTTTTGTACATCATGACGGGCCACACACACGTTTTTGGGCGGAAGCCGACATTCCGCGAGAGGGAGAAGGACAGAGAGCGGGAGAGGAAAGGGAAGAGGCCTCTTAAAGTGGACACTTTCCTCTCGGCTCCTGACCTGCTCGTCCGTCACCTTCTCGTCAGGAGGGACTCGGCTGTCCCAGAGCAACCTTGCGGTGAAG CTCTGCTGCGCCCATTCAGAGGAGGAGCTGTCAGTCATAATGGAGTTGTGCTCTACAGAGAGGCGGTCCTTAAGTCTGGAGATCTCATAGGACTCGGCAGCCATTTCGTCTTCCTGTACCGTGACCCCAGAGTGACCCCAACACCGCCCCTAGCCCTGGCTCTACCCTCGCAAGCTGAGGGGACGATTTCCTTCGGCCCTGGAAATATGATGGACAGACAGGAAGCTCTCAGGAAATATCTGGGATCCACTGAGGCAGTGCTGAAATTTCAGGCAAATCATGCAGATGTGCTCTTACAG GAAATTCTCTCAAAGAATTCAACTCCAGATTCAGGTGGTGGACCCTTAGCACCAGCTTATCTGCTGTCACTCATGATTGACTATGCTTCCAAACATCTGGACCCTGCACTAACACCCCAGCTGCTGTTAAACACAGCCAATCAGATAAAGGCGATTGTGTGG GAGAACATTAAAGAGTTTGGGGACAAACATCCTACACAAAC ctctccAGAAACAGAGGCTGATCTTCCTCCACCCAGCGTGCAGAAACTCTCCTCTGACCTCCGACCTCTCATGTTCTGGATGGCCAATGCCACCGAGCTCCTCAACTTCTTTCAGGTCAAAGTAGAGACCATGGAGAAGGAATGGGAGTTTGAAG CTCCTGGTGACCCAGTTCTGTCAGCTGACATGGACACTTGCTCGGATGCACTTGCGCAGCTGGATGATGTCATCATGCACACTTTCCAGCAATGTGTGTATCACCTAACAAAG tCCCTATACTCCCTCCTCCCCACTATACTTGAGACGAACCCTTTCTCCAgcgaagagaaagagaaggagaaggcaGGAGTGAGGGATGGAGATAGCCACAGGGTTGAAGGAGAAGTTGGGGAGGAAAGCGATGTACCTAATCTACCCCCTACTGTGGCAGGGCTGGTCGAAGTGTATCGCTGTTCCTTGCAGTTGACGCGCGAGGCCtgcctctctccccctctcactTCCCAGACCTTCGGCTACCTGTTCTTCTTCACCAACACCTCACTTCTTAACACTCTGCTTGAGAGAG ATAGTTTGTTTTCCTGGGCACGTGCTGTACAGATTCGCACTAATCTGGACCTGGTCCTAGATTGGCTACAGGGGGTGGGACTAGGAGATATTGCATCGGAATTCCTCAAGAAGTTGTCAAACACTGTCAACTTCCTGTGCATTCCTAAGATCCGCTTCATCCAG TCATCTTGGGCCAGCTTACAGGAGGAGCATTCCTTGTTAAGCCCTGCACAACTTCACCACCTTCTCACTCATTATAAGCTAGGACCATCCAGAGCGCCGCCTTCATGTTGGGCTCCGCCCCCAGGCACTGAACTCGGAGGCG ATATTTTCGAGAGTTTTCTAGACCATCCACCTCTCATCTTACCCAATGAAACCCCAAGCCTGGACCTTTCTCAGCCCATCCCAAACCCTGCGCTCCAAAAGGAACTGACACGTCTGCGGACTTTCCTGTGGGGTCAGGATCAGGATGAAcctccagccaatcagagaacTAGGCTGTAG